In Fimbriimonadia bacterium, the following are encoded in one genomic region:
- a CDS encoding dihydrodipicolinate synthase family protein, which translates to MGERLFGVFPAVITPFDEVGRTDAAAFVRLLAWHESVGCDGVVVSGTNGEAASMTVRERMDLFTLATTHRGKLRIIAGTGSANLEDTNLLNKHAAAEGCDAALVMPPYYFKNPPQAGVREYYRRVLDAARLPLLLYNIPQITDTPIHIETLAALADHPNLLGMKDSSGSPDYFRAALETLPGKCVMVGQENLLLECLRLGGSGTVSGASNAYPELAVGVVRAFQSGGDVESAQERLTAMNEVLREYGLPAAGKAVVRARGLPGGRMRLPLMDLTEEQTLEMMARFERLGLPKTA; encoded by the coding sequence ATGGGAGAGAGGTTGTTCGGGGTGTTTCCGGCGGTGATCACACCGTTCGATGAGGTGGGGCGGACTGACGCTGCGGCGTTCGTGAGGCTACTCGCCTGGCACGAGTCGGTGGGCTGCGACGGTGTGGTGGTGAGCGGAACCAACGGCGAAGCCGCCTCGATGACCGTGCGCGAGCGGATGGACCTTTTTACTCTGGCAACCACGCATCGTGGGAAGTTGCGCATCATCGCCGGGACGGGCTCGGCGAACCTAGAGGATACCAACCTGCTGAACAAGCATGCCGCGGCAGAAGGCTGCGATGCCGCGCTAGTGATGCCGCCGTACTACTTCAAGAACCCGCCGCAGGCCGGTGTGCGCGAGTACTACCGAAGAGTGCTGGACGCTGCCAGGCTGCCGCTGCTGCTCTACAACATTCCGCAGATCACCGACACGCCAATACACATCGAGACGTTGGCGGCGCTCGCCGACCACCCGAACCTGCTGGGGATGAAGGACAGCTCCGGTTCGCCGGACTACTTTCGCGCGGCCCTGGAGACGCTGCCCGGCAAGTGCGTGATGGTGGGGCAGGAGAACCTGCTGCTGGAGTGCCTGCGGCTCGGCGGTTCCGGCACGGTCAGTGGTGCCTCGAACGCATACCCGGAGCTTGCCGTGGGGGTGGTGCGAGCCTTTCAGTCCGGGGGTGATGTGGAGAGCGCGCAGGAACGTCTGACGGCGATGAACGAGGTGCTGCGCGAATACGGTCTGCCCGCCGCCGGAAAGGCCGTCGTCCGGGCGCGCGGGCTACCCGGGGGGAGGATGCGGTTGCCCCTGATGGACCTCACCGAAGAACAGACTCTCGAGATGATGGCTCGGTTCGAGAGGCTCGGCCTTCCGAAGACGGCCTAG